One region of Hymenobacter sediminicola genomic DNA includes:
- a CDS encoding beta strand repeat-containing protein, whose protein sequence is MRTTLQLAVMLLVGLALRQTDAQAQQPASRISAARTPVQDVLFFPGARATSSTTANRVAARTCSDVNSADFSGRTIGEDWKVSRTLTTEGTSVSSAGYTSNPTNATSALAVQDVVYGRVLYWTQDFSSNGTLATTNTNVNRTTLTLNLNRSVSGFALTINDIDRVVGNQTNNGWTDLVQFDGYATATSTTPITLTAADVTLGTNNTNAWNGNNQVIGTNNNGTVDGNVTVLFPSAVTKVVITYKNAQTTYADPGSQIIGIADFSWCASADAYTTLTGPGSLSAGVVSGNYTATFGNNGPDNLATQTRVVSVPANTASAVSAPGATVTGSQATGWTLTYPAATGVAAATSTSYNFTIRPLPGTGNIAVTSTTTTTTNQTSTTNDQATVTYPVTQIADLTTTLTGPGSLAALPTATLPSGNYTVTYTNNGPSIAASVTRTVTIPTAYVSAVTPSAGSVATVGSNFVITFPAATNVASGNTVSYTFTVTPKNSGTSAGQTITATSTTAVGTGGTSQGANTAPDQASVSYIVNNTADISAAFTSPTAASTTATAGTTVNYTVQYTNAGPATANSVTRTVSIPAGVPGVTAPGGTVTGDQTNGWTITYPGGNFSTGNSVSYSFSIVAPATGPITLTANTTTTSGQTNTGNNSSTRTLNVTPIVLSGTIFDDVNYGGGAGRDYATANTSARNSAFADGAIRRPGATVELYDAAGDYVASTTTNAAGLYSFNVPSAATYRVRVVNSTVTSVRASTATGLLGTQTYVYNDVNRVGGEEPALLDAPANTTDANLSSLTAGTGITATTAQSIKQVVVPTAGLTTVDFGFNFDVITNTRDSGAGSLRQFITNARALSNTNLAQVGQTAGVEASIFMISNGSTTTVPAGMRSGVSGGAASNGVATITLASALPSITGANAGATTLTGLTQSGLYGNQSQPVSEQTTGPEVIVDFNGANGFGISAANARVISMGFTGANPTGGSTTAAISITAGATSALLQDNTFYNNGSNLRINGVGGATITGNISRNALANNSDGIEVTGSSSNTITNNQFINNAGYGIDFIGGTSTGNTITGNLFKSNGQTTSDGQTAGIGIRSTGAASNNIIGNTFTANVGDGISSRGGSNNIFSQNSFYANGDLGIDLTATTNNDGDGVTLNETDDVDGTTTANGLINFPVITAATIRNGNLIVQGFARPGVTVELYVAAPDGTGFGEGQTYFRTFVEGSVDDKDAGTSTYAGLINDIDQGTDNTNRFTVSIPLASLTADQRTALTANNAQLTALATLATNTANNYGTSEFSGTAPVFQAPVANNDADSTTPGTAITLTVTSNDQYSIDPATVALNGLAAGNTTAVAVTGGTFQFLSSGQVQFTPAAGFTGIATVPYTVNNTSGTVSNTAYISVEVRNPAIDLATTISAPANNTAINGGTALTYTVAATNNSGTAVSGVVETLQLPAGLTTGGATVAIAGGANAASATYDNATGLVSIPVGTLAASSTQTYSVAVSAMPGSGPITATANISGSGTETNTANNTAATTVTINPRYDVATTLSGPATGVVRGNEVTYSVTTSNLSTTAGSVSVAPNVIQTVQLPMGLTGVYASNGGTYNSGNGVVTFPAIAALPVGQTVVNSISFVAPSANFAALTATVTAGASSNNAGDINSPTSGTTNNNAANLNNSTAAVATVAGSSAVNVYTTISSSASVVAPSGSVTLTVVTGNAGPASAAGVIETLQLPAGLTANGAVTVSNGGSYNNTTGLVTFASIGTLASGATNPVAQTVTFVAPTQGFVLATATAYTTSADVLPADNLAQTKVEITPRADVATTLAGPATVVPGQVVTYTVTTTSNAEGTASGVVQRVLLPAGLTGVTVSNGSYDAATGIVTISFPNALAKGFTQTNSISYTVPAGATSYVATANVSSSTPETVLTNNSAAVTTTVQAAVDVQVAVSGPASAPAGSPVTYVVTSTNNGPSVATGVATTLQLPAGLTVGGTVTVTGGGSYDNATGLVSFTSVSVLANGGSYSNSVTVVMPDASQLSGVARVSSTTAETNLDNNVASVATTGTTPTGTTAATTANLATTITASATSVAPGASVTVTANFSNVAGSATASTVTPSIALPAGLSAFGTVTVAGGTGGSYDNTTGLVTWNSVGTLAGGASLPANKYKVTFNAPRNGAVTATSVVASATSDIVPDNNVQSTTINVTATADPATSISGPVSVQPGATVSYAVMTLNNGVSLASSTQAVTIPSGATNITYSGATGPVAVANGTTLITFPAISNQVAGLAGEITNYVTFTAPAANYTVTATLTPASATGDVTGNNTAAVATAINRTPVAYNVVNSLQTPEANTAGSLLISPLAATDADATQTLTYAITSLPVATSGDLYLGTTKVTALSQVASLSTAQISTLRFDPAAGFIGNAFFTYTATDNATTATGTSIAATSNTATYTIAVGQDVTSVYTSTPLKGGANPYQNNDVIAYVTDTNGARYTSAGVVYNATTGILESGASNGLPTTGNNVSTDAAGTALLASLGLGLNTTTGQIYVVDRTKLRTSGSYTISLTTVDVNGGTNTQTIGFSIGTRPLPVELKAFDVTAQNYDAKLAWSTASEKDNDHFDVERSFDGRTFERITQVRGQGTTSQTTTYAFTDANVGSKHQGLIYYRLQQVDTDGTAVYSPVRTVSFSARTATEVKLSVFPNPATSQDRTATLDLSTLPTGAYQATLLDATGRSMGTYQVQGGVNKALDVQSLPSGTYIVLVRGNNLNLNVRLIKE, encoded by the coding sequence ATGAGAACAACCTTACAACTTGCAGTGATGCTACTGGTTGGGCTGGCCTTGCGGCAGACAGATGCCCAAGCTCAGCAGCCCGCCAGCAGGATATCGGCAGCCCGAACACCAGTTCAGGATGTGCTGTTTTTTCCTGGTGCCCGGGCTACCTCTTCCACTACAGCCAACCGAGTAGCGGCCCGCACCTGTAGCGACGTGAATTCGGCTGATTTTTCTGGTCGCACCATTGGTGAAGACTGGAAAGTGAGCCGCACGTTGACCACCGAAGGGACTAGCGTCAGTTCCGCTGGCTACACATCCAACCCGACCAACGCCACGTCGGCGCTGGCTGTGCAGGATGTGGTGTATGGCCGAGTGCTGTATTGGACACAGGACTTTTCCAGCAACGGAACTCTCGCCACAACCAACACGAATGTCAACCGGACGACTCTGACCCTCAATCTAAACCGCAGTGTTAGTGGTTTTGCGCTGACTATCAACGATATTGATAGGGTGGTAGGCAACCAGACCAACAACGGTTGGACTGACTTGGTGCAGTTTGATGGCTACGCTACGGCTACCTCTACTACCCCCATCACGCTGACTGCGGCCGATGTGACGCTGGGTACGAACAACACGAATGCCTGGAATGGCAACAACCAGGTAATCGGCACCAACAACAACGGAACGGTAGATGGCAACGTGACGGTGCTGTTTCCGTCGGCCGTAACGAAGGTGGTTATTACCTATAAAAACGCGCAGACAACTTATGCGGACCCCGGTTCGCAGATTATCGGTATTGCCGACTTTAGCTGGTGCGCCTCGGCTGATGCCTACACCACCCTGACCGGGCCAGGCTCCCTTAGTGCTGGCGTGGTTTCGGGCAACTACACTGCTACGTTCGGTAACAACGGCCCTGATAACCTGGCGACCCAAACGCGGGTAGTTTCGGTTCCAGCCAATACGGCTTCCGCCGTGTCGGCTCCGGGCGCTACGGTAACTGGCAGCCAGGCAACTGGCTGGACACTAACCTACCCTGCGGCTACCGGCGTAGCAGCAGCTACCTCTACCAGCTACAACTTCACGATCAGGCCGCTACCGGGCACCGGCAACATTGCCGTTACCAGCACGACGACCACCACGACCAACCAAACCAGCACGACCAACGACCAGGCCACAGTTACTTATCCCGTAACGCAGATAGCGGACCTGACTACTACACTGACAGGCCCGGGTTCATTAGCGGCTCTTCCGACGGCAACTCTGCCATCTGGCAACTACACCGTCACGTACACCAACAATGGTCCGTCGATAGCGGCCAGCGTAACGCGCACGGTAACTATCCCAACTGCTTACGTTTCGGCAGTAACACCCTCGGCAGGTTCTGTTGCTACCGTAGGCAGCAATTTCGTGATTACCTTCCCAGCGGCTACCAACGTGGCCTCTGGCAACACGGTGTCGTACACGTTCACGGTTACACCGAAAAACTCTGGCACTAGCGCCGGGCAGACTATTACGGCTACCAGTACCACTGCAGTAGGCACTGGCGGCACCAGCCAAGGTGCCAACACTGCCCCTGACCAGGCCAGCGTATCGTACATTGTAAACAACACGGCCGATATTTCGGCTGCGTTTACCAGCCCTACAGCTGCCAGCACTACTGCCACTGCGGGTACTACCGTTAACTACACGGTGCAGTACACCAACGCTGGCCCGGCCACCGCCAACAGCGTAACCCGTACTGTAAGCATTCCTGCCGGCGTACCAGGCGTGACGGCTCCGGGCGGCACAGTAACCGGTGACCAAACCAATGGCTGGACTATCACCTATCCCGGCGGTAACTTCTCGACAGGCAACTCGGTTTCGTACAGCTTCAGCATCGTAGCGCCGGCCACCGGCCCGATTACGCTGACGGCCAACACAACTACGACTTCCGGCCAGACGAACACCGGCAATAACTCCTCAACGCGCACCCTGAACGTCACCCCAATTGTACTGAGCGGCACTATTTTCGATGACGTGAACTACGGTGGCGGCGCCGGGCGCGACTACGCTACGGCCAATACTTCGGCCCGAAATTCCGCCTTCGCGGACGGCGCCATTCGTCGGCCAGGTGCTACCGTAGAACTCTACGATGCTGCTGGCGACTATGTAGCTTCGACTACTACCAACGCTGCCGGTCTGTACTCGTTCAACGTGCCTTCGGCCGCTACTTACCGGGTGCGGGTGGTGAATTCCACCGTAACATCAGTGCGAGCCAGCACGGCCACTGGCCTGCTGGGCACCCAGACGTACGTATATAACGACGTAAACCGGGTGGGCGGCGAAGAGCCCGCGTTGCTGGATGCTCCAGCCAATACCACCGATGCCAACCTGTCCTCGCTCACGGCTGGCACAGGTATTACCGCCACCACGGCTCAGTCCATCAAGCAGGTGGTTGTGCCTACCGCTGGCCTGACTACGGTTGACTTCGGGTTCAACTTTGATGTAATTACCAACACGCGTGATTCTGGTGCTGGCTCGTTGCGTCAGTTCATCACGAATGCCCGTGCACTGTCCAACACCAACCTGGCTCAGGTAGGCCAGACGGCAGGAGTAGAAGCCTCTATTTTCATGATCAGCAACGGCAGCACCACTACGGTGCCGGCCGGTATGCGCAGCGGCGTAAGCGGCGGTGCTGCGTCCAATGGCGTAGCAACTATCACGCTGGCCTCGGCATTGCCTTCTATTACGGGCGCCAACGCCGGAGCTACTACGCTCACCGGCTTGACGCAGTCTGGACTGTACGGCAACCAGAGCCAGCCAGTATCCGAGCAGACGACGGGCCCTGAGGTTATTGTGGACTTCAATGGCGCTAATGGTTTCGGTATCTCGGCCGCTAATGCCCGCGTTATCAGCATGGGTTTCACGGGTGCCAACCCAACGGGCGGTTCTACCACGGCGGCCATCAGCATCACGGCCGGTGCCACAAGCGCACTGCTACAGGACAACACGTTCTACAACAACGGTTCTAACCTGCGCATCAATGGCGTAGGCGGCGCTACCATCACCGGCAACATCTCCCGGAATGCGCTGGCCAACAACTCGGACGGTATTGAAGTAACCGGCTCGTCGTCGAACACCATTACCAACAACCAGTTCATCAACAACGCAGGTTACGGTATCGACTTCATTGGCGGCACCAGCACCGGCAATACCATCACCGGCAACCTCTTTAAGAGCAACGGCCAGACGACCAGTGACGGCCAGACGGCAGGTATTGGTATCCGGAGCACCGGCGCTGCCAGCAACAACATCATCGGCAACACCTTCACAGCAAACGTCGGCGATGGTATTTCGTCGAGAGGTGGTTCGAACAACATTTTCTCGCAAAACAGCTTCTACGCCAACGGCGACTTGGGCATTGACCTGACGGCCACGACCAACAACGACGGCGACGGCGTAACGCTGAACGAAACCGACGACGTAGATGGCACCACGACGGCCAACGGCCTGATTAACTTCCCGGTTATTACGGCCGCCACCATCCGCAACGGCAACCTGATTGTGCAGGGCTTTGCCCGGCCGGGTGTCACGGTAGAACTGTACGTAGCTGCTCCTGATGGTACCGGCTTCGGCGAAGGCCAGACGTATTTCCGCACGTTTGTGGAAGGTTCTGTAGATGATAAGGATGCCGGCACGAGTACCTATGCCGGTCTGATTAACGACATCGACCAGGGCACGGACAACACCAACCGCTTCACGGTATCTATTCCGCTGGCCTCCCTCACGGCAGACCAGCGCACGGCCCTGACGGCCAATAACGCGCAGCTGACGGCTCTAGCTACCCTGGCGACTAACACGGCCAACAACTACGGCACGTCGGAATTCTCGGGTACGGCTCCAGTATTCCAGGCTCCCGTTGCCAACAACGATGCTGATAGTACGACCCCCGGCACGGCCATTACGCTGACGGTAACGAGCAACGACCAGTATAGCATCGACCCCGCAACGGTAGCCCTAAACGGGCTGGCCGCTGGCAACACCACGGCTGTAGCCGTAACGGGCGGCACGTTCCAGTTTCTGAGCAGCGGGCAGGTGCAGTTCACGCCGGCTGCCGGTTTCACGGGCATTGCGACGGTTCCTTACACGGTTAACAATACCTCGGGCACGGTTTCGAACACGGCGTACATTTCGGTGGAAGTCCGCAACCCCGCCATTGATCTGGCCACGACTATTTCGGCTCCGGCTAACAACACGGCCATCAACGGCGGCACAGCCCTTACTTACACGGTAGCCGCCACCAACAACAGCGGCACGGCCGTAAGCGGCGTAGTAGAAACCCTGCAACTGCCGGCTGGCCTGACCACAGGCGGTGCTACCGTAGCCATTGCGGGCGGTGCCAATGCCGCTTCGGCCACTTACGACAATGCTACCGGCCTGGTAAGCATTCCAGTAGGCACGCTAGCAGCTTCCAGTACGCAGACCTACAGTGTGGCGGTATCGGCTATGCCGGGCAGCGGCCCGATAACGGCTACGGCCAACATCAGCGGCAGCGGCACCGAAACCAATACGGCCAACAACACGGCTGCCACGACGGTAACCATCAACCCGCGCTATGATGTGGCTACGACCCTCAGCGGTCCGGCTACGGGCGTGGTGCGCGGCAACGAGGTGACGTACAGCGTGACGACCAGCAACCTAAGCACTACCGCCGGCTCGGTGTCGGTGGCTCCGAACGTTATTCAGACGGTACAGCTGCCAATGGGCCTGACGGGAGTATATGCTTCTAATGGCGGTACGTACAACTCCGGCAACGGTGTGGTGACGTTCCCGGCTATTGCGGCGCTGCCAGTAGGCCAGACGGTGGTGAATTCCATCAGCTTTGTGGCACCTTCGGCCAACTTCGCGGCTCTCACGGCCACGGTAACCGCCGGTGCCAGCAGCAACAACGCCGGTGACATCAACTCACCTACCAGCGGCACCACGAACAACAACGCGGCTAATCTGAACAACTCTACTGCCGCTGTTGCAACGGTAGCAGGCAGCAGCGCCGTGAACGTGTATACCACCATCAGCTCGTCGGCTTCAGTTGTGGCGCCAAGCGGCTCCGTAACCTTGACTGTAGTAACCGGTAACGCTGGTCCTGCCTCAGCCGCTGGCGTGATTGAAACCCTGCAACTCCCAGCCGGCCTGACGGCTAATGGTGCCGTGACGGTTTCGAACGGTGGCTCCTACAACAACACGACGGGCCTCGTGACCTTCGCCTCTATCGGGACGCTGGCTTCGGGCGCTACCAATCCGGTAGCTCAAACGGTAACTTTTGTGGCCCCAACGCAGGGCTTCGTGCTGGCTACGGCCACGGCCTACACCACCTCCGCCGACGTATTGCCTGCTGACAACCTCGCGCAGACCAAAGTGGAAATCACGCCCCGCGCCGACGTAGCAACTACGCTGGCGGGTCCGGCCACGGTGGTTCCCGGCCAGGTTGTGACCTACACCGTCACGACCACCAGCAACGCGGAAGGCACGGCCTCCGGCGTAGTGCAGCGCGTGCTGCTGCCGGCCGGTCTGACCGGCGTGACCGTATCGAACGGCTCGTATGATGCCGCTACCGGTATTGTAACTATTAGCTTCCCGAATGCGCTGGCCAAAGGCTTCACGCAGACCAACTCCATTTCCTACACCGTGCCGGCAGGTGCCACCAGCTACGTAGCCACGGCCAACGTAAGCAGCAGCACTCCGGAAACGGTTCTGACCAACAACTCGGCTGCTGTAACGACGACGGTACAAGCCGCTGTTGATGTGCAGGTGGCCGTGAGCGGTCCGGCTTCGGCCCCTGCGGGTAGCCCCGTAACCTACGTGGTAACTTCTACCAACAACGGCCCGTCGGTGGCCACCGGTGTAGCTACTACGCTGCAGCTGCCGGCCGGCCTGACTGTCGGCGGTACCGTAACGGTAACGGGCGGTGGTAGCTACGATAACGCCACTGGTCTGGTGAGCTTCACGTCGGTGAGCGTACTGGCCAATGGCGGTAGCTACTCTAACTCTGTAACGGTGGTAATGCCCGACGCCAGCCAGCTCAGCGGCGTAGCCCGCGTAAGCTCGACTACGGCAGAAACTAACCTGGACAACAACGTGGCCTCGGTGGCTACAACCGGGACTACGCCTACGGGCACTACTGCTGCTACCACGGCCAACCTGGCGACTACCATCACGGCTTCGGCTACGTCGGTAGCCCCTGGTGCTTCGGTAACCGTAACGGCTAACTTCTCGAACGTAGCTGGTTCGGCTACGGCCAGCACCGTAACCCCGAGCATTGCCTTGCCTGCTGGGCTGAGTGCTTTTGGTACCGTAACGGTAGCTGGTGGCACGGGCGGCAGCTACGACAACACAACGGGTCTGGTGACCTGGAACAGCGTAGGTACGCTGGCCGGCGGTGCTTCCCTGCCTGCCAACAAGTATAAAGTGACCTTCAATGCGCCGCGGAACGGTGCAGTAACGGCTACGTCGGTCGTGGCATCAGCTACGTCGGATATCGTGCCGGACAACAACGTACAGTCGACAACGATTAACGTAACGGCTACCGCCGACCCGGCAACCAGCATCAGCGGCCCGGTTTCGGTGCAGCCCGGTGCTACGGTTTCCTATGCCGTCATGACGCTGAATAACGGTGTCTCGCTGGCTTCTTCGACCCAGGCGGTGACTATTCCGAGTGGTGCTACCAACATCACTTACTCGGGAGCTACTGGCCCGGTAGCCGTTGCCAACGGCACCACGCTCATCACCTTCCCAGCCATCAGCAACCAGGTAGCAGGCCTCGCTGGCGAAATCACGAATTACGTGACCTTCACGGCTCCCGCCGCCAACTACACCGTGACGGCCACCCTGACGCCGGCCAGCGCCACTGGCGACGTAACCGGTAACAACACAGCTGCGGTTGCAACGGCCATCAACCGTACTCCGGTAGCGTACAATGTGGTGAACTCGCTGCAGACACCGGAGGCTAACACGGCTGGTTCGTTGCTCATCTCGCCGCTGGCAGCTACCGATGCGGATGCCACTCAGACGCTGACCTACGCCATTACGTCGCTGCCAGTCGCCACGTCCGGCGACCTGTACCTGGGTACCACCAAAGTAACGGCCCTCAGCCAGGTAGCCAGCCTCTCTACGGCTCAGATCAGCACGCTACGCTTCGACCCGGCAGCTGGCTTTATCGGCAACGCCTTCTTCACGTACACGGCTACCGATAATGCTACTACTGCTACTGGTACTTCCATTGCAGCCACTTCCAACACAGCTACCTACACTATTGCGGTAGGGCAAGATGTGACTTCGGTATACACCAGCACGCCGCTGAAAGGAGGCGCAAACCCCTACCAGAACAACGATGTTATTGCGTATGTGACGGACACTAATGGGGCCCGCTACACCAGCGCTGGTGTTGTGTATAACGCCACAACGGGCATTCTGGAAAGTGGTGCCAGCAATGGCCTGCCTACTACCGGCAACAACGTTTCGACGGACGCCGCTGGTACTGCACTGCTGGCGAGCCTGGGCCTGGGCCTGAACACAACGACCGGCCAGATCTACGTGGTAGACCGCACGAAACTACGGACGTCTGGCTCGTACACCATTTCGTTGACGACGGTGGACGTGAATGGTGGTACCAACACGCAGACCATAGGCTTCAGCATCGGTACTCGTCCGCTGCCCGTAGAGCTGAAAGCCTTCGACGTAACGGCCCAGAACTACGACGCCAAACTGGCCTGGAGCACGGCTTCAGAAAAAGACAACGACCACTTCGATGTGGAGCGCAGCTTCGATGGCCGCACGTTCGAGCGTATCACGCAGGTGCGCGGCCAGGGTACTACCTCGCAGACTACTACCTATGCCTTCACCGATGCCAACGTCGGCAGCAAGCACCAGGGCCTGATATACTACCGCCTGCAGCAGGTAGATACGGATGGCACGGCAGTCTACAGCCCGGTTCGCACGGTGAGCTTCTCGGCTCGCACGGCCACCGAAGTGAAGCTGAGTGTGTTCCCGAACCCGGCTACCAGCCAAGACCGCACTGCTACACTGGACCTGTCTACGCTGCCAACCGGCGCTTACCAGGCTACCTTGCTCGATGCCACTGGCCGGAGCATGGGCACTTACCAAGTACAGGGCGGCGTGAATAAGGCGCTGGATGTCCAGAGCCTGCCCAGCGGCACCTACATCGTGCTGGTACGCGGCAACAACCTGAATCTGAACGTGCGCCTGATCAAGGAATAA
- a CDS encoding NAD(P)/FAD-dependent oxidoreductase yields the protein MSDSAILPPSAAARPRRHRPPATPLLDFDVVIIGAGSAGLSAALVLGRSLRRVLVCDGGAPRNVSSPGVHGFLTRDGAKPADLLRLGREQLQPYTTVELRPARVLAVAPMAVGFELTLEGETGRNSTCTARKILLATGVEDELPVVEGMREFWGTGVLHCPYCHGWEVRDQPLAVYGRGKTVTGLALLVSRWSKDVVVCTDGPGGLTDNARRRLRRQGIQVREEEIRQLAGTGRGELRHIVFQNGEKLPRTAVFIHAHQHQRAQLAEQLGCRFTKKGSVWVDKNAQTTLPGLYAAGDNTPGTQQALLAAAKGSQAAICINEQLTREECPK from the coding sequence ATGTCTGATTCCGCTATTCTGCCCCCGTCCGCTGCTGCCCGTCCCCGCCGTCATCGGCCCCCGGCCACTCCGCTGCTCGATTTTGATGTGGTGATTATAGGCGCGGGCAGTGCCGGGCTTAGCGCGGCCTTGGTGCTGGGCCGTAGCCTGCGCCGAGTGCTGGTCTGCGACGGAGGAGCCCCGCGCAACGTTTCTTCGCCGGGTGTACACGGCTTCCTCACCCGCGACGGCGCCAAGCCTGCCGACTTGCTGCGCTTGGGCCGTGAACAGTTGCAGCCCTACACTACCGTTGAACTCCGACCGGCGCGCGTGCTGGCTGTTGCGCCAATGGCGGTAGGATTTGAGTTGACGCTGGAAGGCGAAACCGGCCGGAATAGCACCTGCACGGCCCGCAAAATATTGCTGGCTACCGGCGTAGAAGATGAGTTGCCGGTAGTGGAAGGCATGCGCGAATTTTGGGGTACTGGCGTGCTACATTGCCCGTACTGCCACGGCTGGGAAGTGCGCGACCAGCCTCTGGCCGTGTACGGCCGCGGCAAAACCGTCACCGGCCTGGCGCTGCTGGTCAGCCGCTGGAGCAAAGATGTGGTGGTATGTACCGATGGACCCGGTGGCCTCACTGACAATGCCCGTCGTCGTTTGCGTCGGCAGGGCATTCAGGTGCGAGAGGAGGAAATTCGGCAGCTGGCCGGAACCGGTCGGGGCGAGTTGCGGCACATCGTGTTCCAGAACGGCGAAAAGCTGCCCCGAACAGCTGTCTTCATTCATGCCCACCAGCATCAGCGCGCCCAACTGGCGGAGCAACTGGGCTGCCGGTTCACTAAGAAAGGCAGCGTGTGGGTCGATAAGAATGCCCAGACGACGCTGCCCGGCCTCTACGCTGCCGGCGACAACACGCCCGGCACCCAACAGGCGTTGCTGGCCGCCGCCAAAGGCAGCCAAGCTGCTATTTGCATCAACGAGCAACTCACCCGCGAGGAGTGCCCCAAATAG
- a CDS encoding T9SS type A sorting domain-containing protein, with protein sequence MISGIQSNGDESFTFTPHGIYAASGGGYELYYNTIWMTGNLPNGATPITAAVALNTGVTGVKMLNNILANEQTTTATAGKTYALYSASAASPFSVIDNNAYSAVGPNSTLAYVNGAARPTLTALRTATGQDQASVATRVYLASNIPGSINPVFNRSCDLNGRARPIPNFPVDFMGSTRNATTPDIGALEFTPTALPAPTAANQVIDFGQVVPPLTATASTGSAGTRVWYGNAALTQRLFAGDSYATGRTAVGVYTYYVVDSVNTCVSSATTVTLTIRQPQSTVAALRDLSLSLFPNPASATRPLTLEITGPARVLEVEVLDALGRPVHHQQARHSLGTSRTELSTSNLAPGIYLLRLSTEGQTTSRRVVVE encoded by the coding sequence ATGATTTCGGGCATTCAGAGCAACGGGGATGAAAGCTTCACGTTCACGCCGCATGGTATTTATGCAGCGTCGGGTGGAGGCTACGAGCTCTATTACAACACCATCTGGATGACCGGCAACCTGCCCAACGGCGCTACTCCCATTACGGCGGCCGTAGCCCTGAACACGGGCGTAACGGGTGTAAAAATGCTCAACAACATCCTCGCCAACGAGCAAACGACCACCGCCACTGCCGGCAAGACCTACGCCCTCTACTCGGCTTCTGCGGCCTCGCCCTTCAGCGTCATCGACAACAACGCCTACTCGGCAGTGGGGCCAAACAGCACGCTGGCGTACGTGAATGGCGCCGCCCGCCCTACACTGACGGCCCTGCGCACGGCTACCGGCCAAGACCAAGCCAGTGTGGCTACGCGTGTGTATCTGGCAAGCAACATACCGGGCTCCATCAACCCGGTGTTTAACCGCAGCTGCGACTTGAACGGCCGGGCCCGACCGATTCCGAACTTCCCGGTTGATTTCATGGGCTCTACCCGAAACGCTACCACGCCGGACATTGGAGCGCTGGAATTCACGCCCACGGCCCTGCCCGCCCCCACCGCCGCCAACCAAGTCATCGACTTCGGCCAGGTGGTACCACCACTTACGGCTACGGCCAGCACTGGCAGCGCGGGCACGCGGGTGTGGTACGGCAATGCCGCCCTCACGCAGCGCCTATTCGCCGGAGACTCGTATGCCACGGGCCGCACGGCCGTGGGAGTCTACACCTATTATGTGGTTGATTCGGTGAATACCTGCGTGAGCAGCGCCACTACCGTCACGCTCACTATCCGGCAGCCGCAGTCTACGGTGGCCGCTCTGCGCGACCTGAGCCTGAGCCTCTTCCCCAACCCGGCCTCGGCCACCCGCCCGCTAACGCTGGAAATTACCGGTCCGGCCCGTGTGCTGGAGGTAGAGGTGCTGGATGCCTTGGGCCGCCCGGTGCATCACCAGCAGGCGCGCCACAGCCTCGGTACCTCACGCACGGAGCTTTCCACGAGCAACCTGGCACCTGGCATCTATCTGCTCCGCCTCAGCACTGAGGGCCAGACCACCAGCCGCCGCGTGGTAGTGGAATAG